The sequence below is a genomic window from Clostridium sp. BJN0001.
AAAAGTATGTAGAAAGTAGATGATAAGATGATTGATGTTAAAAGATTTTATGAAAAAATAAAAAATATACAGTCAGACTTTTTTTGTGGAGTTCCAGATTCACTTTTAAAATCATTATGTGCATATTTAAAAGATGTTTCAAAAAAAGATAAGTTCATTATTACAGCAAATGAGGGAAATGCTATTGCAATGGCAGCTGGATATTATCTTTCAACTGGTAAAATTGCAACTGTGTTTATGCAAAATTCTGGAATAGGAAACAGTATAAATCCTCTCTGTTCTCTTACTGATGAAATGGTTTATAACATACCTCTTCTTTTAATAATAGGACTTAGAGGAGAAAAAGGTGTAAAAGATGAGCCGCAGCATAAAAAACAAGGGCTTATTACAACTGATTTACTAGATATTCTTAATATAAAATATGCTGTGCTTTCTAAAGATACTACTTGTAGTGAGGCAGAATGTAAAATTGAGTCAGCATATAAATATATGACAGAAACAAATAGGGCATTTGCTCTTGTTATAAAAAAAGGAACATTTAATGAGTATAAGCTTAAAAATAATAAAGCATACGATTTTGAAATGAAAAGAGAAGAGGCAATAGAGATACTTTTAAATAACATAAAAAATGATTCTGTAATAGTTTCTACAACAGGAATGGCGTCAAGAGAACTCTTTGAACTTAGAGAAAAAAGAAATGAAGGACATATGAGAGATTTTCTTACAGTAGGTTCAATGGGACACGCATCATCAATAGCACTTTCAGTAGCACTTAATAAGAAAGATAAAGATGTGTATGTAATTGATGGAGATGGTGCATTTATAATGCATATGGGAAGTGCAAGCATTATAGGAAATAGCGGTGCAACAAATTTAAAGCATATACTTATAAATAATGGGGCACATGATTCTGTAGGGGGACAGGAAACAGAAGGGTTTAATATAGATATTCCTTCTATATGTAAATCGTGTGGATATAAATATGTATTTTCGTGTAAAGATAAAGAAAGCCTTAAAAAAACGATAGAAAAGGCAAATAATCTTGAAGGACCAATTTTAATTGAAGTTAAAGTAAAAAAAGGTGCGAGATATGATCTTAAAAGACCTACAACATCACCTATTCAAAATAAAGATTCATTTATGAAATTTTTATCTATGTGAAAGGAGAAAAAAATGAAGAGAAATATTCTTTTAAATCCAGGACCTGCAACAACAACTGATACTGTAAAAAATGCACAGGTTGTTCCTGATATTTGCCCAAGAGAGAATGAATTTGGAAAAGTTATGGAATATATATCAAAAGGAATTACCGATTTTGTAGGAAATAATGATGAGTATATAACTATACTTTTTGGCGGCTCTGGAACTGCGGCAGTTGAATCTATGATAAGTTCTATTGCAGATGAAAATTCTAAAATGCTGATAGTTGATAATGGAGCATATGGAAAGAGAATGTGCGATATGGCACAGATTTATAATATAGATTTTGTAAGATTTAAATCGGATATGACAAAAAAAATAGATTTAAAAAAGCTTGAAAATACTATTATAGAAAATAATGGACAGATAACAAAACTTGCAATAGTTCATCATGAAACTACTACAGGAATTTTAAATGATATAGAAAGTGTTGGAGAAATATGCAATAAATATAATATAGATATGATAGTTGATGCTATGAGTTCATTTGCAGGAATCCCTATAGATATGAAAAAAATGAATATTAAATTTTTAGCATCAAGTTCTAATAAATGTATTCAATCTATGGCAGGAGTAAGCTTTGTTGTAGCACAAAAAGAAGCACTT
It includes:
- the aepY gene encoding phosphonopyruvate decarboxylase gives rise to the protein MIDVKRFYEKIKNIQSDFFCGVPDSLLKSLCAYLKDVSKKDKFIITANEGNAIAMAAGYYLSTGKIATVFMQNSGIGNSINPLCSLTDEMVYNIPLLLIIGLRGEKGVKDEPQHKKQGLITTDLLDILNIKYAVLSKDTTCSEAECKIESAYKYMTETNRAFALVIKKGTFNEYKLKNNKAYDFEMKREEAIEILLNNIKNDSVIVSTTGMASRELFELREKRNEGHMRDFLTVGSMGHASSIALSVALNKKDKDVYVIDGDGAFIMHMGSASIIGNSGATNLKHILINNGAHDSVGGQETEGFNIDIPSICKSCGYKYVFSCKDKESLKKTIEKANNLEGPILIEVKVKKGARYDLKRPTTSPIQNKDSFMKFLSM
- a CDS encoding 2-aminoethylphosphonate aminotransferase, with translation MKRNILLNPGPATTTDTVKNAQVVPDICPRENEFGKVMEYISKGITDFVGNNDEYITILFGGSGTAAVESMISSIADENSKMLIVDNGAYGKRMCDMAQIYNIDFVRFKSDMTKKIDLKKLENTIIENNGQITKLAIVHHETTTGILNDIESVGEICNKYNIDMIVDAMSSFAGIPIDMKKMNIKFLASSSNKCIQSMAGVSFVVAQKEALNKIKNIRQRNLYLNLYKQYEFFKENYQMRFTPPVQVLYALKQAVKEAKDETIEKRHERYVSLCKILWKGLKDLNLKKLIAEEDSSMLLTTIIEPKIKGYSFEKMHDYMISRGYTIYPGKIAAENTFRVANIGQIYEEDMQKFVELLKEYMRSIGA